A window of Streptomyces sp. N50 contains these coding sequences:
- a CDS encoding MFS transporter, producing MPRLVDVPGYVRFWTASAISSFGSQITGLALQILTAVTLSASATEVGLVNAARWAPYLLFGLVAGVLVDRCRRKPVMVAMDLGRAVLLGAIPLLYALDRLSVAALCACVFAFGVLCLFFDAANHSYVPQLVPKELLNAGYARVGQADAVAGSTGPLIAGVLIRLVGAPLAVLVDAVSYLVSGLLLTSVRAHDPVPDRGGRRSLLGELREGTAWVYRHRTLASIALTSHLMLLFNTVVSTVFVVFALRDLRIGDFGLGVTYACAGLGGVLGGAFSARAARRFSVGAVLIAGRLVAAVGWLPLVLAQRGPWALVSVSSAFFVVSGAISLSSPVEMSYRQAVTPERLRGRMNATIRSFNWGMVAIGAPVGGLLADRVGYRFALWVGLSGAVLQALLLAGSRTREARDTDGVEPLVRA from the coding sequence ATGCCGCGCCTGGTCGACGTCCCTGGGTACGTACGCTTCTGGACCGCCTCCGCGATCTCGTCGTTCGGCTCCCAGATCACCGGGCTGGCGCTGCAGATCCTCACCGCCGTCACGCTGAGCGCGTCCGCCACGGAGGTGGGTCTGGTCAACGCGGCCCGCTGGGCGCCGTATCTGCTCTTCGGGCTCGTGGCCGGGGTGCTGGTGGACCGCTGTCGGCGCAAGCCGGTCATGGTGGCCATGGACCTCGGCAGGGCCGTCCTCCTCGGCGCGATCCCGCTGCTGTACGCGCTGGACCGGCTCAGCGTCGCCGCGCTGTGCGCGTGTGTCTTCGCCTTCGGGGTGCTCTGCCTGTTCTTCGACGCGGCCAACCACTCCTACGTCCCGCAGCTGGTGCCCAAGGAACTCCTCAACGCGGGCTACGCCCGGGTGGGGCAGGCCGACGCGGTGGCCGGGTCGACGGGGCCGTTGATCGCCGGAGTGCTGATCAGGCTGGTCGGCGCGCCGCTCGCCGTGCTCGTCGACGCCGTCAGCTATCTGGTGTCCGGCCTGCTGCTCACCTCGGTACGCGCCCACGACCCCGTTCCCGATCGGGGCGGGCGGCGCAGTCTGCTCGGTGAACTGCGCGAGGGGACGGCCTGGGTCTACCGCCATCGCACCCTGGCGTCCATCGCGCTGACCTCGCACCTGATGCTCCTCTTCAACACCGTCGTCAGTACGGTCTTCGTGGTCTTCGCGCTGCGCGACCTCAGGATCGGGGACTTCGGCCTGGGCGTTACGTATGCCTGCGCGGGCCTCGGTGGAGTGCTCGGCGGCGCGTTCTCCGCACGCGCGGCGCGGAGATTCAGCGTCGGCGCCGTCCTGATCGCGGGCCGTCTCGTCGCCGCCGTCGGCTGGCTGCCGCTGGTCCTCGCCCAGCGGGGACCGTGGGCCCTGGTCTCGGTGTCGTCGGCCTTCTTCGTGGTGTCCGGCGCCATCTCGCTCTCGAGCCCGGTCGAGATGAGCTACCGGCAGGCGGTCACGCCCGAGCGGCTGCGGGGACGGATGAACGCCACGATCCGCTCGTTCAACTGGGGCATGGTCGCGATCGGCGCACCTGTGGGCGGTCTCCTCGCCGACCGGGTGGGCTACCGGTTCGCCCTGTGGGTGGGCCTGTCCGGCGCGGTCCTCCAGGCGCTCCTGCTCGCCGGGTCCCGCACGCGGGAGGCCCGCGACACCGACGGGGTCGAGCCTCTTGTACGCGCCTGA
- a CDS encoding antitoxin, translated as MSFMDKVKGMLGQHPDQAKQGVERAGDMVDKRTGGKHAKQVDMAQDKANDFIDREKPQQP; from the coding sequence ATGTCGTTCATGGACAAGGTCAAGGGAATGCTGGGCCAGCACCCCGACCAGGCCAAGCAAGGCGTGGAACGGGCGGGAGACATGGTCGACAAGCGCACGGGCGGCAAGCACGCCAAGCAGGTCGACATGGCCCAGGACAAGGCCAACGACTTCATCGACCGCGAGAAGCCGCAACAGCCCTGA
- a CDS encoding MHYT domain-containing protein → MQGTIDGFRYGAVTPVAAYLMACLGGALGLRCVVRSLHNKQSWKAGWLALGATSIGSGIWTMHFIAMMGFQVEETRIGYDVGLTVLSLAVAIVVVGIGVFAVGYRGATAGTLSAAGVITGLGVAAMHYLGMAALKLNGDIEYRTSTVVLSVVIAIVAATAALWAAVSIRGFLASLGASLVMGVAVSGMHYTGMAAVSVHLHGTGGAWTGDSANSILLPMLLGPAIFLLLAGVVVMFDPLLVMGEGDWDRSFARHPVGPDTGGKQPATRPDSLFDTADRPAVGRPAGYESPPAPPGSRRSRSRYTRKNPATPTPNRPTSYGSPAIPSPPKPRDAYNTPATPARGRPDPHGSPQRPGEW, encoded by the coding sequence ATGCAAGGCACGATCGACGGGTTCCGCTACGGTGCGGTGACCCCGGTGGCGGCCTATCTCATGGCCTGCCTGGGAGGGGCTCTGGGACTGCGCTGCGTGGTGCGGTCCCTGCACAACAAGCAGTCATGGAAAGCGGGTTGGCTCGCGCTCGGCGCGACGTCGATCGGCAGCGGCATCTGGACGATGCACTTCATCGCGATGATGGGCTTCCAGGTCGAGGAGACCCGGATCGGCTACGACGTCGGCCTCACGGTGCTGAGTCTGGCCGTGGCCATCGTCGTGGTCGGCATCGGCGTCTTCGCCGTGGGCTACCGCGGCGCGACCGCCGGCACACTCTCCGCGGCCGGCGTCATCACCGGGTTAGGAGTCGCCGCCATGCACTATCTGGGCATGGCGGCCCTGAAGTTGAACGGCGACATCGAGTACCGGACCAGCACGGTCGTGCTCTCCGTGGTGATCGCGATCGTCGCCGCGACGGCGGCCCTGTGGGCGGCCGTCTCCATCCGCGGCTTCCTGGCGAGCCTGGGCGCCAGCCTGGTGATGGGCGTGGCCGTCTCCGGGATGCACTACACGGGCATGGCCGCCGTGAGCGTCCATCTGCACGGCACCGGCGGCGCGTGGACGGGCGACTCCGCCAACTCCATCCTGCTTCCCATGCTGTTGGGACCGGCGATCTTCCTGCTGCTGGCCGGGGTCGTCGTGATGTTCGACCCGCTGCTGGTGATGGGCGAGGGCGACTGGGACCGTTCCTTCGCCCGCCACCCGGTCGGCCCGGACACCGGCGGCAAGCAGCCCGCCACGCGCCCCGATTCCCTCTTCGACACGGCGGACCGCCCGGCAGTCGGCCGGCCGGCCGGGTACGAAAGCCCTCCCGCCCCACCGGGCAGCCGCCGGAGCCGAAGCCGGTACACCCGCAAGAACCCCGCCACCCCGACGCCGAACCGACCGACCTCGTACGGCAGCCCCGCGATCCCGTCGCCGCCGAAGCCCCGCGACGCCTACAACACCCCGGCTACTCCCGCACGCGGCCGTCCGGATCCGCACGGCTCCCCGCAGCGCCCCGGGGAGTGGTGA
- a CDS encoding zinc-dependent metalloprotease: protein MPGEADFIDLIPDPELRSDRLLLGVRHFDEPFLVTVSLSQGLGSSDLWLDRGRAGKARLAEFRRVGDRVLFAVRNKHFLTSGDEAAVRAGEESFALSVVWSGPVLREENGAAVVDATGLVLADHDLIAEHLHAFEQGDYTVDASTSLPLVADSRTGPAAVRLPALLTFRGPGRGQAVRAVAADPRALTVVQQLNLLRLPASPLPARRYHPASGGYGIGYADHGLVGRASTQVKLQPRFRAEPGGGPIVFQIDPAVPEPFRSAVVEGGNWWQQAFARIGLPDVYRVEPAGDGFDPYDPDVNGVVWVHRAGRGWSLGQGLTDPRTGEILHARVRLGSQRVEQVRALGESLLAPYGRPDEAERLAAVEELVLARLRQLAAHEIGHALGFMHNFASTRHPEPSVMDYPHARIGVTEKGDLDLSAAYGTGLGPWDHFLVAHAYGRFGEGAEETALAQLRAEAAESGLTYLSDEDAQGPHAAHADAVTWVSGPDALQALETMLRVRRIALDGFSRGVLPPDRQTGELEERAVLLHLLHRHEVTAVSRLVGGVRYAYGLAGEEGRGAQAVDAATQHTALGRLAELLSAEQLALPSSVLDTLTPPAIRYGRTEQYLDTGAGRIFDPFEAVRVATALVTEQLLDPARLNRVAWQHAADPEVPGVTDLVDALLATTWLRTEPVPAELPGGAAVQHAADWTLLNHLLTLLDDTDLHAPVRMTLRGAVRRLGAELRCQADEQAREAAELIRAFFADAGSVRVDPLPRVPPGAPN from the coding sequence ATGCCCGGCGAAGCCGACTTCATCGATCTGATCCCCGACCCCGAACTCCGTTCGGACCGGCTGCTGTTGGGCGTCCGCCACTTCGACGAACCCTTCCTCGTCACCGTCTCGCTCTCCCAGGGCCTCGGCTCCAGCGACCTCTGGCTGGACCGGGGCAGGGCGGGGAAGGCGCGGCTGGCGGAGTTCCGCCGGGTCGGCGACCGGGTCCTGTTCGCCGTACGCAACAAGCACTTCCTCACCTCCGGTGACGAGGCCGCGGTCCGGGCAGGGGAGGAGTCGTTCGCGCTGTCCGTGGTGTGGAGCGGACCAGTGCTGCGCGAGGAGAACGGTGCGGCGGTCGTCGACGCGACCGGGCTGGTCCTCGCCGACCACGACCTGATCGCCGAGCATCTGCACGCGTTCGAGCAGGGCGACTACACGGTCGACGCGTCCACGAGCCTCCCGCTGGTCGCCGACAGCCGCACCGGACCAGCCGCCGTCCGGCTGCCCGCGCTGCTCACCTTCCGCGGACCCGGCCGGGGCCAGGCGGTCCGGGCCGTCGCCGCCGACCCACGCGCCCTCACCGTCGTCCAGCAGCTGAACCTGCTGCGCCTGCCCGCGTCCCCGCTGCCGGCACGCCGCTACCACCCCGCCTCGGGCGGCTACGGCATCGGCTACGCCGACCACGGCCTCGTCGGCCGGGCGAGCACCCAGGTCAAGCTCCAGCCCCGGTTCCGCGCGGAACCCGGCGGCGGCCCGATCGTCTTCCAGATCGACCCGGCCGTCCCCGAACCCTTCCGCTCGGCGGTTGTCGAGGGCGGCAACTGGTGGCAGCAGGCCTTCGCCCGGATCGGACTCCCCGATGTCTACCGGGTCGAGCCCGCCGGTGACGGCTTCGACCCGTACGACCCCGACGTCAACGGCGTGGTCTGGGTGCACCGGGCGGGCCGCGGCTGGTCCCTCGGGCAGGGCCTGACCGACCCGCGCACCGGCGAGATCCTGCACGCCCGGGTACGGCTCGGCTCCCAGCGCGTCGAACAGGTCCGCGCGCTCGGCGAGTCCCTCCTCGCACCCTACGGCCGCCCGGACGAGGCCGAACGACTCGCCGCCGTCGAGGAGTTGGTGCTCGCGCGGCTGCGCCAGCTCGCCGCGCACGAGATCGGCCACGCGCTCGGCTTCATGCACAACTTCGCCAGTACGCGGCACCCCGAGCCGTCCGTCATGGACTACCCGCACGCGCGGATCGGCGTCACGGAGAAGGGCGACCTCGACCTGTCCGCCGCGTACGGCACGGGACTCGGGCCGTGGGACCACTTCCTGGTCGCGCACGCCTACGGCCGGTTCGGCGAAGGCGCGGAGGAGACCGCGCTCGCCCAACTGCGCGCGGAGGCAGCCGAGTCGGGCCTGACCTACCTCTCCGACGAGGACGCCCAGGGCCCGCACGCCGCGCACGCCGACGCCGTGACCTGGGTCAGCGGGCCGGACGCCCTCCAGGCGCTGGAGACGATGCTGCGGGTCCGTCGTATCGCGCTGGACGGCTTCTCGCGCGGGGTGCTGCCGCCCGACCGGCAGACCGGCGAACTGGAGGAACGGGCCGTCCTGTTGCACCTCCTGCACCGGCACGAGGTGACGGCCGTGTCCCGGCTGGTGGGCGGGGTGCGCTACGCGTACGGCCTCGCCGGAGAGGAAGGCCGAGGCGCGCAGGCCGTCGACGCGGCCACCCAGCACACGGCGCTCGGTCGACTCGCCGAACTGCTGAGTGCCGAGCAACTCGCCCTGCCCAGCTCGGTGTTGGACACCCTCACCCCGCCCGCGATCCGCTACGGCCGCACGGAGCAGTACCTCGACACCGGCGCCGGGCGGATCTTCGACCCCTTCGAGGCCGTACGGGTCGCGACCGCACTGGTCACGGAGCAGCTGCTGGACCCGGCCCGGCTCAACCGGGTGGCCTGGCAGCACGCCGCCGACCCCGAGGTGCCCGGCGTCACCGACCTCGTCGACGCCCTCCTCGCCACGACCTGGCTCCGTACCGAACCGGTACCCGCCGAACTGCCCGGCGGGGCCGCCGTACAGCACGCGGCGGACTGGACGCTCCTGAACCACCTGCTGACCCTGCTCGACGACACGGATCTCCACGCGCCGGTACGCATGACCCTGCGCGGCGCCGTCCGACGGCTCGGGGCGGAACTGCGGTGCCAGGCCGACGAACAGGCGCGTGAGGCGGCCGAGTTGATCCGGGCGTTCTTCGCCGACGCCGGCTCGGTGCGGGTCGATCCACTGCCCCGGGTGCCGCCGGGCGCACCCAACTGA
- a CDS encoding metallophosphoesterase family protein has translation MSESSRDTPEGAGWGTAERGAYQQLMPSHVEKVSWLSPKTLWAARNGVLASWFGDPTGDTRGRWVAQRAAAGAPADKVIRRDDPDTFSFMVIGDTGEGDDPQYAVVPGFLKVSQETAFAVVASDVIYPVGTADDYETKFFRPYQAYPAPIYAIPGNHDWYEGLGGFMRVFCDDAPALPAPKAPRPLTRAWWRALLWHHPRPSDGEHLDKARQLRSSPDQQAVQPGPYWAIDAGPVRIIGIDTGLLGTIDAEQGAWLREVSKGSTPKILITGSPLYVDGEHHPCAIEGGGTVDDIVSDPAHHFVAAIGGDIHNYQRYPVQLADGRTLQYVVSGGGGAFMHATHTVPRVDIANVTERDFRCYPLRGDSLAFYSRLYGRRLHLRRFFTLTEAQASAVICERLGIPPTRTPGPPVRVTRRVRLVASLLGAGSRPDRRSRFRLPVRKIYTQLFSPSSVTYSPPFFKCFLRLDVTPEAVRLRCFAATGNRAQEIDPPVEDEITIPLH, from the coding sequence GTGTCTGAATCTTCACGCGATACTCCCGAAGGCGCCGGTTGGGGCACCGCGGAGCGCGGCGCGTATCAGCAGCTCATGCCGTCCCACGTCGAGAAGGTCTCGTGGCTCAGCCCGAAGACGCTGTGGGCCGCTCGCAACGGCGTGTTGGCGTCGTGGTTCGGGGACCCGACCGGTGACACCCGCGGCCGTTGGGTGGCGCAGCGCGCGGCTGCCGGAGCACCCGCCGACAAGGTGATCCGGCGCGACGATCCCGACACCTTCTCGTTCATGGTCATCGGCGACACGGGCGAGGGCGACGATCCCCAATACGCCGTCGTGCCAGGCTTTCTGAAGGTCAGTCAGGAAACGGCGTTCGCGGTCGTCGCCAGTGACGTCATCTACCCCGTCGGCACCGCGGACGACTACGAGACGAAGTTCTTCCGCCCGTACCAGGCCTATCCGGCGCCGATCTACGCGATACCCGGCAACCACGACTGGTACGAGGGCCTCGGCGGTTTCATGCGCGTCTTCTGCGACGACGCGCCCGCGCTGCCCGCACCGAAGGCGCCGCGCCCGCTGACGCGTGCCTGGTGGCGTGCGCTGCTGTGGCACCACCCGCGTCCGTCGGACGGCGAACACCTGGACAAGGCACGGCAGTTGCGCTCCTCGCCGGACCAACAGGCCGTGCAGCCGGGCCCGTACTGGGCGATCGACGCGGGACCGGTGCGCATCATCGGTATCGACACGGGCCTGTTGGGCACGATCGACGCCGAACAGGGCGCCTGGCTGCGCGAGGTGTCGAAGGGGTCCACGCCGAAGATCCTCATCACCGGTTCGCCGCTGTACGTGGACGGCGAGCACCACCCGTGCGCCATCGAGGGCGGTGGCACGGTCGACGACATCGTCAGCGACCCGGCCCACCACTTCGTCGCCGCGATCGGCGGTGACATCCACAACTACCAGCGCTATCCGGTCCAGTTGGCGGACGGCCGTACGCTCCAGTACGTGGTCTCGGGCGGTGGCGGCGCGTTCATGCACGCGACCCACACCGTGCCGCGCGTCGACATCGCGAACGTGACCGAGCGGGACTTCCGCTGCTACCCGCTGCGCGGCGACTCCCTCGCCTTCTACAGCAGGCTGTACGGGCGCCGCCTGCACCTGCGCCGCTTCTTCACCCTGACCGAGGCCCAGGCGTCGGCCGTGATCTGCGAGCGCCTCGGCATCCCGCCGACCCGCACTCCGGGCCCGCCCGTCCGCGTCACCCGCCGCGTCCGCCTGGTCGCGAGCCTGCTGGGCGCCGGGAGCCGTCCCGACCGCCGCTCGCGCTTCCGCCTCCCGGTGCGCAAGATCTACACGCAGCTCTTCTCGCCCAGCTCGGTGACGTACAGCCCGCCGTTCTTCAAGTGCTTCCTGCGGCTGGACGTCACCCCGGAGGCGGTCCGGCTGCGCTGTTTCGCGGCCACGGGCAATCGCGCCCAGGAGATCGACCCGCCGGTCGAGGACGAGATCACCATCCCGCTGCACTGA
- a CDS encoding LLM class flavin-dependent oxidoreductase produces MPPTSRPLRKLGFLTIGLFEEADPRRGHESTLEIIELGERLGFDSAWLRHRHLQYGISSPVAVMAAASQRTSRIELGTAVIPLGWENPLRLAEDLATVDILSGGRINPGVSVGPPMHFDQLKEALYPDTADGEDFSYERVRRLLDFVRGEPATDFSGVEGFEVFSDRVQPHSPGLGRRLWYGGGSTGSAKWAGEHGMNFLTSSVVKAEGPDESRDFAEIQLSHVRTFRAHHPDGDAARVSQGLVVIPTDSASPEQRAKYGEFVRKRTPRTTSPQGPARLMFAPDIVGTSEEIAELLHAHAAFREIDEVAFALPFTFEHEDYVQILTDMATKLGPALGWKPAV; encoded by the coding sequence GTGCCGCCCACCTCACGCCCGCTGCGGAAGCTGGGCTTCCTCACGATCGGCCTCTTCGAGGAGGCCGATCCGCGCCGGGGCCACGAGTCGACGCTGGAGATCATCGAACTGGGCGAGCGCCTCGGCTTCGACAGCGCCTGGCTGCGCCACCGCCATCTCCAGTACGGCATCTCCTCCCCCGTCGCGGTCATGGCGGCGGCCTCGCAGCGCACCAGCCGTATCGAACTGGGCACGGCGGTGATCCCGCTCGGCTGGGAGAACCCGCTGCGGCTGGCGGAGGACCTGGCGACCGTCGACATCCTGTCCGGGGGCCGTATCAACCCGGGCGTGAGCGTGGGCCCGCCGATGCACTTCGACCAGCTCAAGGAGGCGCTGTACCCCGACACGGCCGACGGCGAGGACTTCAGCTACGAGCGGGTGCGCCGGCTGCTGGACTTCGTGCGGGGCGAACCGGCCACCGACTTCAGCGGGGTCGAGGGCTTCGAGGTGTTCTCCGACCGGGTGCAGCCGCACTCCCCCGGTCTCGGGCGTCGCCTCTGGTACGGCGGCGGCAGCACCGGCTCGGCGAAGTGGGCGGGCGAGCACGGCATGAACTTCTTGACGAGCAGCGTCGTCAAGGCCGAAGGCCCGGACGAGTCAAGGGACTTCGCCGAGATCCAGCTCTCCCACGTCCGTACGTTCCGCGCCCACCACCCCGACGGCGATGCCGCCCGGGTCTCCCAGGGGCTGGTGGTCATCCCGACCGACTCCGCGTCCCCCGAACAGCGCGCGAAGTACGGGGAGTTCGTCCGCAAGCGCACTCCCCGTACGACGTCACCGCAGGGTCCGGCCCGGCTGATGTTCGCGCCGGACATCGTCGGCACCTCGGAGGAGATCGCCGAACTCCTGCACGCGCACGCCGCGTTCAGGGAGATCGACGAGGTGGCGTTCGCGCTGCCGTTCACCTTCGAGCACGAGGACTACGTGCAGATCCTCACGGACATGGCGACGAAGCTGGGACCGGCGCTGGGGTGGAAGCCCGCCGTCTGA
- a CDS encoding aldo/keto reductase, whose amino-acid sequence MISIPTHTLNDGTKIPAIGLGTWPMDDATAETAVDGALRMGYSLVDTATNYRNETGVGRGIARSGVPREEIVVTTKLPGRHHGYEETLASFEESRARLGVEYVDLYLIHWPLPRVGRFVDSWKAMIKLREEGLVRSIGVSNFTPGHIEQLEKETGVLPSVNQIELHPLFPQDELRAFDTEKGVLTESWSPLGRGSELLNDPAVVTVAEAFGVTPGQVVLRWHTQLGAVPIPKSADPGRQRANLDIFGFELGPAQLAAISGHAPQRLGGDPETHEEF is encoded by the coding sequence GTGATCAGCATCCCGACGCACACGCTCAACGACGGTACGAAGATCCCCGCCATCGGTCTGGGCACCTGGCCGATGGACGACGCGACGGCCGAGACGGCTGTCGACGGTGCGTTGCGCATGGGCTATAGCCTGGTGGACACGGCGACGAACTACCGCAACGAGACCGGCGTCGGCCGGGGCATCGCCCGCAGCGGTGTGCCGCGCGAGGAGATCGTGGTGACGACGAAGCTGCCGGGCCGCCACCACGGCTACGAGGAGACCCTCGCTTCCTTCGAGGAGTCCCGGGCGCGGCTCGGCGTGGAGTACGTGGATCTGTATCTGATCCACTGGCCGCTGCCCCGCGTCGGCAGGTTCGTCGATTCCTGGAAGGCGATGATCAAGCTCCGCGAGGAGGGTCTCGTCCGGTCGATCGGCGTCTCCAACTTCACGCCCGGGCACATCGAGCAACTGGAGAAGGAGACCGGCGTCCTGCCCTCGGTCAACCAGATCGAGTTGCACCCGCTGTTCCCGCAGGACGAACTGCGCGCTTTCGACACCGAGAAGGGTGTTCTCACCGAGAGCTGGAGTCCTCTCGGGCGCGGTTCCGAGCTGTTGAACGACCCCGCCGTCGTCACCGTCGCCGAAGCGTTCGGGGTGACGCCCGGCCAGGTGGTGCTGCGCTGGCACACGCAGCTCGGGGCCGTCCCGATCCCCAAGTCGGCGGACCCCGGCCGGCAGCGCGCGAACCTCGACATCTTCGGCTTCGAGCTCGGCCCGGCCCAACTGGCCGCCATCTCCGGCCACGCGCCGCAGCGGCTGGGCGGGGACCCGGAGACGCACGAGGAATTCTGA
- a CDS encoding cupin domain-containing protein has translation MRTAFRTAVTGSVAAAALLVGGTAQATPAGPGVTATLISQTTIGDTDYTLREITIPPGQATGWHYHDGPLYGVVKQGTLSHFNSSCASDGVYRAGSPIQEPAGSGNVHIGRNLGNTPVVLDVLYVLPHGSPFSEDAPNPGCPFE, from the coding sequence ATGCGCACCGCGTTCCGTACCGCCGTGACCGGGTCGGTGGCCGCCGCCGCTCTGCTGGTCGGCGGCACTGCCCAGGCGACTCCGGCAGGCCCCGGAGTGACCGCCACGCTGATCAGCCAGACCACGATCGGCGACACCGACTACACCCTGCGCGAGATCACCATTCCGCCCGGCCAGGCCACGGGCTGGCACTACCACGACGGTCCGCTGTACGGCGTCGTCAAGCAGGGCACGCTCAGCCACTTCAACTCCAGTTGCGCCTCCGACGGCGTGTACCGGGCGGGCAGCCCCATCCAGGAGCCGGCCGGTTCGGGCAACGTGCACATCGGCCGCAACCTGGGGAACACGCCTGTCGTCCTCGACGTGCTGTACGTCCTGCCGCACGGATCACCGTTCTCGGAGGACGCGCCCAACCCGGGCTGCCCCTTCGAGTAG